A section of the Roseomonas marmotae genome encodes:
- a CDS encoding cell division protein FtsX produces MARHVRYARDPLGLRRALSDRLLPGLVAAMALLAALALAGSRGAEALRHRWQAGAAAAVTVQLPPEQANRMDQALAVMRAMPEVESAEAVSPERMRALLRPWLGAAVDDGMAALPLPAVMELKLFNPDIDPSPLAARLAEAVPGAELEAHGVWVARLAALASSVQGVALAVLGLVVGVAVAVVAVATRAGIAARREAIEIFHDLGATQRDIAGRFARRIGLLAAGGALAGAALAVPALVALSSLAAPFTGGEVPLAALPWLDLALLPPVAGGIGWATAQYSVRRWLRRLP; encoded by the coding sequence ATGGCTAGGCATGTCCGCTATGCGCGCGACCCGCTGGGGCTGCGGCGCGCGCTTTCCGACCGGCTGCTGCCGGGGCTGGTGGCGGCCATGGCGCTGCTGGCCGCGCTGGCCCTGGCCGGCAGCCGGGGCGCCGAGGCGCTGCGCCACCGCTGGCAGGCCGGCGCCGCCGCCGCCGTGACGGTGCAACTGCCGCCCGAGCAGGCCAACCGCATGGACCAGGCGCTGGCCGTGATGCGCGCCATGCCGGAGGTGGAAAGCGCCGAGGCCGTCAGCCCGGAACGGATGCGTGCCCTGCTGCGGCCCTGGCTGGGTGCGGCTGTGGATGACGGCATGGCCGCCCTGCCGCTGCCGGCGGTGATGGAGCTGAAGCTGTTCAACCCGGATATCGATCCCTCTCCGCTGGCCGCCCGGCTGGCCGAGGCGGTGCCGGGGGCCGAGCTGGAGGCGCATGGCGTCTGGGTGGCGCGGCTGGCGGCGCTGGCCAGCAGCGTGCAGGGCGTGGCGCTGGCGGTGCTGGGGCTGGTGGTGGGCGTGGCAGTGGCTGTGGTGGCGGTGGCAACGCGCGCCGGCATCGCCGCGCGGCGCGAGGCGATCGAGATCTTCCACGACCTCGGCGCCACGCAGCGCGACATCGCCGGCCGCTTCGCCCGCCGTATCGGGCTGCTGGCGGCGGGTGGCGCGCTGGCGGGGGCGGCGCTGGCAGTGCCGGCGCTGGTGGCGCTCTCCTCCCTCGCCGCTCCCTTCACGGGCGGGGAGGTGCCCCTGGCGGCGCTCCCCTGGCTGGACCTGGCGCTGCTGCCGCCCGTGGCGGGGGGCATCGGCTGGGCCACCGCCCAGTATAGCGTGCGGCGCTGGCTGCGGCGGCTGCCGTGA
- a CDS encoding cell division ATP-binding protein FtsE: protein MVRFTAVGLRYPAPNGGEGPEALSDLTFTLPEGSFTWLLGASGAGKSSLLRLMHLAQLPTRGTLEVLGMSVRADRRAQLPALRRRIGVVFQDFRLLPYLSAFDNVALPLRLAGRSESSARPDVTEILRWVGLAGKETSLPQQLSGGEQQRVAIARAVVTRPQLLVADEPTGNLDSYQARRLLALLTEMNRLGTTVVVATHSEELVANFPAPSLVLEAGRILHHG from the coding sequence ATGGTCCGCTTTACCGCCGTCGGCCTGCGCTACCCCGCCCCGAACGGGGGCGAGGGGCCGGAAGCCTTATCCGACCTGACCTTCACGCTGCCGGAGGGAAGTTTCACCTGGCTGCTGGGGGCCTCGGGCGCGGGCAAGTCCTCGCTGCTGCGGCTGATGCATCTGGCGCAGCTGCCGACGCGCGGCACGCTGGAGGTGCTGGGCATGTCGGTGCGGGCCGACCGCCGGGCCCAGCTGCCGGCGCTGCGGCGGCGCATCGGCGTGGTCTTCCAGGATTTCCGGCTGCTGCCGTATCTTTCGGCCTTCGACAATGTCGCCCTGCCGCTGCGTCTTGCCGGCCGCTCCGAGTCGAGCGCGCGGCCGGACGTGACGGAGATCCTGCGCTGGGTCGGGCTGGCGGGAAAGGAAACCTCCCTGCCGCAGCAGCTTTCGGGTGGCGAGCAGCAGCGCGTCGCCATCGCCCGCGCCGTGGTGACGCGCCCGCAGCTGCTGGTGGCCGATGAACCCACGGGCAACCTCGATTCGTATCAGGCGCGGCGGCTGCTGGCCTTGCTGACGGAGATGAACCGCCTGGGTACCACCGTTGTCGTCGCCACCCACAGCGAGGAGCTGGTGGCGAATTTCCCCGCGCCCTCCCTGGTGCTGGAAGCCGGGCGGATCCTGCATCATGGCTAG
- a CDS encoding zinc-ribbon domain-containing protein, with amino-acid sequence MRIECPACAAVYEVPDQLLAPKGLVAPRPVRCLRCGNEWQPAAAPEGSAPPAAPPPSAAPLPARSVPPPPRQPPIPREASLAREALLPRGAASPPAPLQAGHAPARATQGRGIVAPLLAWLLSLALLAAAALLLWRYRDAVVAAWPPAARLYGMLSL; translated from the coding sequence ATGCGGATCGAATGCCCCGCCTGCGCCGCCGTCTACGAAGTGCCGGACCAGCTGCTGGCCCCGAAGGGCCTGGTGGCGCCGCGCCCGGTGCGCTGCCTGCGCTGCGGCAATGAATGGCAACCGGCCGCGGCGCCGGAGGGCTCCGCCCCGCCCGCCGCCCCGCCACCATCCGCCGCCCCGCTGCCGGCGCGTTCCGTGCCCCCCCCGCCGCGCCAGCCCCCCATCCCGCGGGAGGCCAGCCTGGCGCGCGAGGCTCTCCTGCCACGCGGGGCAGCATCGCCGCCCGCGCCCCTGCAGGCCGGCCACGCGCCGGCACGGGCGACTCAGGGCCGCGGCATCGTGGCGCCGCTGCTGGCCTGGCTGCTCTCCCTCGCCCTGCTCGCCGCCGCCGCCCTGCTGCTGTGGCGGTACCGGGACGCCGTGGTGGCGGCCTGGCCACCGGCCGCTCGGCTCTATGGCATGCTAAGCCTGTAG